The following coding sequences lie in one Phragmites australis chromosome 8, lpPhrAust1.1, whole genome shotgun sequence genomic window:
- the LOC133927100 gene encoding phosphoenolpyruvate phosphatase-like isoform X1, which translates to MTSWRPIKAEGHQRFPKSMSGWGFLVLLLHVLSCLVSGVHSSRTSSYVRTEFPSTDIPLESEWFAIPKDYNAPQQVHITQGDYDGKAVIVSWVTVEDHGSSEVFYGKKENQYDQKAEGTTTNYTFYDYKSGYIHHCLVDGLEYNTKYYYKIGSGGSAREFWFQTPPAIDPDASYTFGIIGDLGQTFNSLSTLQHYEKTGGQTVLFVGDLSYADRYEHNDGIRWDSWGRLVERSTAYQPWIWNAGNHEIEYRPDLGETSTFKPYLHRYMTPYLASKSNSPMWYAVRRASAHIIVLSSYSPFVKYTPQWWWLKNEFKRVDREKTPWLIVLMHSPMYNSNEAHYMEGESMRAAFEKWFVKYKVDLVFAGHVHAYERSYRISNVNYNITSGNQYPVPNKSAPVYITVGDGGNQEGLASRFYDPQPDYSAFREASYGHSILQLKNRTHAVYWWNRNDDGKHVPADTVVFHNQYWTSNTRRRRLKKKHFHLEKLEELISLF; encoded by the exons ATGACTTCCTGGCGCCCAATTAAG GCTGAGGGGCATCAACGTTTTCCTAAATCAATGAGTGGCTGGGGTTTTCTGGTGTTATTGCTACATGTTCTTTCATGCCTGGTTAGTGGTGTCCACTCTAGTCGCACAAGCTCTTACGTGCGTACGGAGTTCCCATCTACGGATATACCTTTAGAAAGTGAATGGTTTGCAATTCCAAAGGACTACAATGCTCCACAGCAG GTTCATATCACTCAAGGTGACTATGATGGAAAGGCAGTTATAGTATCTTGGGTCACTGTAGAAGATCATGGGTCAAGTGAAGTGTTTTATGGCAAAAAGGAGAACCAGTATGATCAAAAAGCAGaaggaacaacaacaaattATACGTTTTACGACTACAAATCTGGATACATACACCACTGCCTTGTTGATGGCCTTGAG TATAACActaaatattattataagatTGGAAGTGGAGGTTCAGCTCGAGAATTTTGGTTCCAGACACCTCCAGCAATTGATCCAGATGCATCATACACATTTGGCATCATAG GTGATCTTGGGCAAACATTTAATTCTCTCTCAACTCTTCAACATTATGAGAAAACTGGAGGACAAACTGTTTTATTTGTTGGGGACTTGTCATATGCTGATAGATATGAACATAATGATGGCATTCGTTGGGATTCTTGGGGCCGACTTGTTGAACGCAGTACTGCATACCAACCATGGATTTGGAATGCTGGAAACCATGAAATAGAATACAGGCCTGATCTG GGAGAAACTTCTACATTTAAGCCATATCTGCATAGGTATATGACTCCATATTTGGCATCAAAGAGCAATTCTCCTATGTGGTATGCTGTCAGGCGTGCATCTGCTCATATCATCGTGTTATCTAGCTATTCCCCATTTG TAAAATACACTCCTCAATGGTGGTGGCTGAAGAATGAATTCAAGCGAGTGGACAGGGAGAAGACACCTTGGCTTATAGTTCTCATGCATTCTCCCATGTACAACAGCAATGAGGCACATTATATGGAGGGTGAGAGTATGAGGGCTGCTTTTGAGAAATGGTTTGTGAAGTACAAGGTCGACTTGGTATTTGCAGGGCATGTTCATGCTTATGAGAGATCA TATCGCATTTCTAATGTCAACTACAACATAACATCGGGAAATCAATATCCAGTGCCAAACAAATCTGCTCCCGTATACATAACAGTTGGTGATGGAGGTAACCAGGAAGGACTTGCTTCAAG GTTTTATGATCCACAACCAGACTACTCTGCATTCAGAGAGGCTAGTTACGGTCATTCAATTTTACAACTGAAAAATAGGACTCATGCTGTCTACTGGTGGAATAGAAATGATGATGGAAAGCATGTACCAGCAGACACCGTGGTATTTCACAACCAATACTG GACAAGCAACACTCGTCGCAGGAGGTTGAAGAAGAAACATTTCCATCTTGAGAAACTTGAGGAGTTGATTTCCCTATTCTAG
- the LOC133927102 gene encoding ER membrane protein complex subunit 7 homolog, giving the protein MAASSLSHLLLLLVVVAVASACLGAAAAHQVGSGEGYTIAGRVKIDGVSAKGFGLPAKTSNTKVILNGGQRVTFARPDGYFSFHNVPAGTHLIEVFSIGYFFSPVRIDISARNPGYIQAALTETRRVLNELVLEPLKEEQYYEIREPFSIMSLLKSPMGLMVGFMVIMVFVMPKIMDNIDPEEMKQAQEQMRNSPVSLSGLLARAQS; this is encoded by the exons ATGGCCGCTTCCTCCCtcagccacctcctcctcctcctcgttgtcgtcgccgtcgcgtcGGCGTGCCTCGGCGCCGCTGCAGCGCATCAAGTCGG GTCTGGCGAGGGGTACACGATCGCCGGTCGCGTCAAGATCGACG GTGTGAGTGCGAAGGGCTTTGGTCTTCCAGCCAAGACATCAAACACAAAAGTGATACTCAATGGTGGTCAGAGGGTTACATTTGCTCGGCCAGATGGCTACTTTTCATT CCACAATGTGCCAGCTGGAACTCATTTGATTGAGGTCTTCTCAATTGGCTACTTCTTTTCCCCA GTTCGAATAGACATCAGTGCCAGGAATCCTGGATATATTCAAGCAGCATTGACTGAAACCAGAAGAGTTCTAAATGAGCTTGTGCTGGAACCTCTGAAAGAAGAGCAGTACTATGAG ATAAGGGAACCTTTCTCCATTATGTCACTTTTGAAGAGCCCCATGGGGTTGATGGTCGGTTTTATGGTCATAATGGTCTTCGTGATGCCCAAGATCATGGATAACATAG ATCCTGAGGAGATGAAACAAGCTCAGGAACAAATGAGGAACTCCCCTGTATCGTTATCTGGCTTGCTAGCCAGAGCGCAGAGCTAG
- the LOC133927100 gene encoding phosphoenolpyruvate phosphatase-like isoform X2 codes for MSGWGFLVLLLHVLSCLVSGVHSSRTSSYVRTEFPSTDIPLESEWFAIPKDYNAPQQVHITQGDYDGKAVIVSWVTVEDHGSSEVFYGKKENQYDQKAEGTTTNYTFYDYKSGYIHHCLVDGLEYNTKYYYKIGSGGSAREFWFQTPPAIDPDASYTFGIIGDLGQTFNSLSTLQHYEKTGGQTVLFVGDLSYADRYEHNDGIRWDSWGRLVERSTAYQPWIWNAGNHEIEYRPDLGETSTFKPYLHRYMTPYLASKSNSPMWYAVRRASAHIIVLSSYSPFVKYTPQWWWLKNEFKRVDREKTPWLIVLMHSPMYNSNEAHYMEGESMRAAFEKWFVKYKVDLVFAGHVHAYERSYRISNVNYNITSGNQYPVPNKSAPVYITVGDGGNQEGLASRFYDPQPDYSAFREASYGHSILQLKNRTHAVYWWNRNDDGKHVPADTVVFHNQYWTSNTRRRRLKKKHFHLEKLEELISLF; via the exons ATGAGTGGCTGGGGTTTTCTGGTGTTATTGCTACATGTTCTTTCATGCCTGGTTAGTGGTGTCCACTCTAGTCGCACAAGCTCTTACGTGCGTACGGAGTTCCCATCTACGGATATACCTTTAGAAAGTGAATGGTTTGCAATTCCAAAGGACTACAATGCTCCACAGCAG GTTCATATCACTCAAGGTGACTATGATGGAAAGGCAGTTATAGTATCTTGGGTCACTGTAGAAGATCATGGGTCAAGTGAAGTGTTTTATGGCAAAAAGGAGAACCAGTATGATCAAAAAGCAGaaggaacaacaacaaattATACGTTTTACGACTACAAATCTGGATACATACACCACTGCCTTGTTGATGGCCTTGAG TATAACActaaatattattataagatTGGAAGTGGAGGTTCAGCTCGAGAATTTTGGTTCCAGACACCTCCAGCAATTGATCCAGATGCATCATACACATTTGGCATCATAG GTGATCTTGGGCAAACATTTAATTCTCTCTCAACTCTTCAACATTATGAGAAAACTGGAGGACAAACTGTTTTATTTGTTGGGGACTTGTCATATGCTGATAGATATGAACATAATGATGGCATTCGTTGGGATTCTTGGGGCCGACTTGTTGAACGCAGTACTGCATACCAACCATGGATTTGGAATGCTGGAAACCATGAAATAGAATACAGGCCTGATCTG GGAGAAACTTCTACATTTAAGCCATATCTGCATAGGTATATGACTCCATATTTGGCATCAAAGAGCAATTCTCCTATGTGGTATGCTGTCAGGCGTGCATCTGCTCATATCATCGTGTTATCTAGCTATTCCCCATTTG TAAAATACACTCCTCAATGGTGGTGGCTGAAGAATGAATTCAAGCGAGTGGACAGGGAGAAGACACCTTGGCTTATAGTTCTCATGCATTCTCCCATGTACAACAGCAATGAGGCACATTATATGGAGGGTGAGAGTATGAGGGCTGCTTTTGAGAAATGGTTTGTGAAGTACAAGGTCGACTTGGTATTTGCAGGGCATGTTCATGCTTATGAGAGATCA TATCGCATTTCTAATGTCAACTACAACATAACATCGGGAAATCAATATCCAGTGCCAAACAAATCTGCTCCCGTATACATAACAGTTGGTGATGGAGGTAACCAGGAAGGACTTGCTTCAAG GTTTTATGATCCACAACCAGACTACTCTGCATTCAGAGAGGCTAGTTACGGTCATTCAATTTTACAACTGAAAAATAGGACTCATGCTGTCTACTGGTGGAATAGAAATGATGATGGAAAGCATGTACCAGCAGACACCGTGGTATTTCACAACCAATACTG GACAAGCAACACTCGTCGCAGGAGGTTGAAGAAGAAACATTTCCATCTTGAGAAACTTGAGGAGTTGATTTCCCTATTCTAG